The genomic region CTTTTAGCTTAACGATTACCGGAGAAAGTTCGCAACCGATACAACGCAGTGGCGCAGAAGATGGCGACCTCCTTTTTGCTACGGGTGAATTCGGACTCTCCTTCCCAAGTGAACACCACTTACATTTTACTCCTCGCATTAAAGAAGGGCAGTTTCTTGCGAACTTCGCAAAAGCCATGATTGATTTGACTGATGGCTTACTACTCGATTCTCAGCGCCTCTTAAACGCCTCCAAACAGACCTTAGATCTTCAGCTCTTCAAAGAACTAATCCCCCCCCGCTCTCACCACCAAGAACTCGCTTCTTTTCAAGAAATCCTCACTGATGGTGAAGACTATGAACTCATTTTTGCGATTCCCGCTAATCGTGAAATCGAACTCCAAAACAGCTGGCCCTTTGAGACAAAACTTAGTAAAATTGGAGAGTTCAAAAAAGGCACTGGAAAAATCTACGATAACGAGCACCTTCTCTTAGATATACATACAAATAAAGGCTTTGATCATTTCCAATCATGATTTCTAATTCTGAACAAGAAACCGCAACTATTGCTGCGGACTTCGCAAAAACGGTAAACTGCCCAAGCGTCATCACTCTCTGTGGTGACTTAGGCGCAGGAAAAAGTTGCTTTGCTCGTGCTTTCCTACAATCGCTAGGCGTTAAAGGCCCTATCACTAGCCCTACTTTTAGCCTCGTTAATTTATATCAAAGCGAAAATGGCGTGCAATTAGCCCACATGGATCTTTACCGTTTAGAAGATGATGAACAAGCCTACCAAGCAGGCATTGAAGAAATATTGCACGACTCAAACACCATTTCATTAGTAGAATGGCCTGAGCGCCTTTCTTGGATGCTCCCCAAAGACATCCTCCAAATCAAGATCACTCACCAGAGCGAAACTAGCCGACTCATTGAACTCCCGGAATCCTCCTTATGATTGCTTTACTCGACACCGCAACTGACACCGCTGTTTTTGCACTCATGAAAAATGGCGAAACACTTTTTCACGCTGAAAAAACAGGACGCTTCGGCGCCTCAGTCATCTTACCTAAAATGATCGAGTCTGCAAGTGCACAAGGCCTCAATATGGCCGATGTAACTTCGTGGCTAGTCGGCAAGGGCCCAGGAAGTTTCACTGGTACCAGAGTGGGCATAGCCTTTGCCCATGGCCTTTCAACTGGCTTTGGCACACTCATGAAAGGATCTAATAGTGGCTACACTTTCCTCGATCACGCTCTTAAGCAAAACTCCGAGGCAAAATCAATTGCAGTCTTACACGATGGCCGTAGAGATGAAGTCATTGTCAATATTTTTCAATTGAAAAACCAACAATGGATAGCCGTCGAAATATTCATCTGTAAAATTATTGAGATCGCCGAGAAGACAGCTTCCATCGATGCTTTGGTAAGCCCCATGCCTTTCGAAAAACTAAGTGAAGTCAATCACTCTAGTCAAATCATCTGTGATGTGAAGCCTCACATCCAAGGCTTATGCAGAGACCAGAGCATTGAACCTAGTAATGCTAGTGACGAAGCCCTCGGTCTTCATCCCATTTATGTACGCCCTGCCGTTTTTGTCGAGCCGTTAAAAACGCGGAATCCGCAAATATAAAAGCCTGATGGAATCTACCAGGCTTTAGTATATAAATCGCTTTTTGATTTTATTAAATGGCGACTACTTTTGTCCCACCTGCATAATCATGGCCACAGCGCTTGGCTCCACCAAAGATAATGAGGATATTGATCATCGATAAGATTTGCCCAATTACAGGAATAAGACCCAGAAAAAAGTAAACTGAGTAACGCTTAAGTAGCGGACCGCTCAATCCAGCAGGCTCTCCATCATTCATCACAATTTTTGTTTTGACAACTTTTTTGCCAATGGTCTGGCCATTGCTAGATAAAAACTTAAAATTAATCAGCACAAAGACGATTATACCTACAACTGTGATACCCGCCGTATAGGCGAAGCTCGGCTCACGCCCCTCTGTTACACCATCAAAACCACCAGTGAAGTACATCAGTGGCAAGGTCACACAACTCATAATGACTCCATCTATTAGAGAACCCATAAAACGCTGACTTCGTGACGCCAAATTAAAATTGATATTGCTATCATCCAAAACCTCTGCCTGAGGTGCCGCATAAATATTGCTTTCTTCCATTTTTCACTCCATATATTATTTCTGTAATTAGAACTACTCAACATGATCGCTCTAATTAAAAAGTCTTGCTCTAAGTAATTTAGCTCGATAAAAATTCATCCAAGTTTTATCTTTTCCTCCCAAGAACAAAAACGCAGAGACAAGTCCAGTAATTCAGATGATATATATATTTATAAGGATTCCATTAGCTGATCTCATGCTACATTAATATCTTATATGAAAATAGCTTTTGACATAGCAAAATTCCTCACGACTAAGGCATTAAAATTCCTGCTTATTG from Lentisphaera profundi harbors:
- the tsaB gene encoding tRNA (adenosine(37)-N6)-threonylcarbamoyltransferase complex dimerization subunit type 1 TsaB, translating into MIALLDTATDTAVFALMKNGETLFHAEKTGRFGASVILPKMIESASAQGLNMADVTSWLVGKGPGSFTGTRVGIAFAHGLSTGFGTLMKGSNSGYTFLDHALKQNSEAKSIAVLHDGRRDEVIVNIFQLKNQQWIAVEIFICKIIEIAEKTASIDALVSPMPFEKLSEVNHSSQIICDVKPHIQGLCRDQSIEPSNASDEALGLHPIYVRPAVFVEPLKTRNPQI
- a CDS encoding thiamine-phosphate kinase, which gives rise to MTEDDFLKDLFSKLPTGDSNLTVPNGDDTAAFRSTTGMHTLIACDQLIEGRHYLSDTPPKICGAKLLKRNLSDIAAMGGIPKYAVLSCNVNNDCPEQWLKDFHQGLLDCAQQYNVQLIGGDLASSPGPNAFSLTITGESSQPIQRSGAEDGDLLFATGEFGLSFPSEHHLHFTPRIKEGQFLANFAKAMIDLTDGLLLDSQRLLNASKQTLDLQLFKELIPPRSHHQELASFQEILTDGEDYELIFAIPANREIELQNSWPFETKLSKIGEFKKGTGKIYDNEHLLLDIHTNKGFDHFQS
- the tsaE gene encoding tRNA (adenosine(37)-N6)-threonylcarbamoyltransferase complex ATPase subunit type 1 TsaE, which translates into the protein MISNSEQETATIAADFAKTVNCPSVITLCGDLGAGKSCFARAFLQSLGVKGPITSPTFSLVNLYQSENGVQLAHMDLYRLEDDEQAYQAGIEEILHDSNTISLVEWPERLSWMLPKDILQIKITHQSETSRLIELPESSL
- a CDS encoding RDD family protein — protein: MEESNIYAAPQAEVLDDSNINFNLASRSQRFMGSLIDGVIMSCVTLPLMYFTGGFDGVTEGREPSFAYTAGITVVGIIVFVLINFKFLSSNGQTIGKKVVKTKIVMNDGEPAGLSGPLLKRYSVYFFLGLIPVIGQILSMINILIIFGGAKRCGHDYAGGTKVVAI